The following proteins come from a genomic window of Microbacterium sp. JZ31:
- the rplK gene encoding 50S ribosomal protein L11 → MAPKKKVTGLIKLQINAGAANPAPPIGPALGQHGVNIMEFCKAYNAATESQRGNVIPVEITVYEDRSFTFVLKTPPAAELIKKAAGLPKGSATPHTVKVGKLTKEQVAEIAKTKQPDLNANDLEAASKIIAGTARSMGITVED, encoded by the coding sequence ATGGCACCGAAGAAGAAGGTGACCGGCCTGATCAAGCTTCAGATCAACGCCGGTGCGGCCAACCCGGCGCCGCCGATCGGCCCGGCCCTGGGTCAGCACGGCGTCAACATCATGGAGTTCTGCAAGGCGTACAACGCCGCGACCGAGTCGCAGCGCGGCAACGTCATCCCCGTGGAGATCACCGTCTACGAGGACCGCAGCTTCACGTTCGTCCTGAAGACCCCGCCGGCCGCGGAGCTCATCAAGAAGGCCGCCGGCCTGCCCAAGGGCTCGGCGACGCCGCACACGGTCAAGGTCGGCAAGCTCACCAAGGAGCAGGTCGCCGAGATCGCCAAGACGAAGCAGCCCGACCTGAACGCGAACGACCTCGAGGCCGCCTCGAAGATCATCGCCGGCACCGCCCGCTCCATGGGCATCACGGTCGAGGACTGA
- the rplA gene encoding 50S ribosomal protein L1: MATKSKAYAAAVEKLEAGKYYSPTEAVALAKETGSKKFDSTVEVALKLSVDPRKADQMVRGTVMLPHGTGKTARVIVFANGPAAEAAIAAGADEVGGAELIEKVAGGWTDFDAAVAVPELMGQVGRLGKVLGPRGLMPNPKTGTVTPNPAKAVEEIKGGKIEFRVDKHANIHFIVGKASFSAEQLDANLQAALDEIVRLKPSSSKGRYIQKGAVSTTFGPGIPLDVNAFA; this comes from the coding sequence ATGGCTACCAAGTCCAAGGCTTACGCCGCCGCCGTCGAGAAGCTCGAGGCCGGCAAGTACTACTCGCCCACCGAGGCCGTCGCGCTCGCCAAGGAGACCGGCTCGAAGAAGTTCGACTCGACCGTCGAGGTCGCGCTGAAGCTCTCGGTCGACCCGCGCAAGGCGGACCAGATGGTGCGCGGCACCGTCATGCTGCCGCACGGCACCGGTAAGACCGCCCGCGTCATCGTCTTCGCCAACGGCCCCGCGGCCGAGGCCGCCATCGCGGCCGGCGCCGACGAGGTCGGCGGCGCCGAGCTGATCGAGAAGGTCGCCGGCGGCTGGACCGACTTCGACGCGGCCGTCGCCGTGCCGGAGCTCATGGGCCAGGTCGGTCGTCTGGGTAAGGTGCTCGGCCCCCGCGGCCTGATGCCGAACCCCAAGACCGGCACCGTGACCCCCAACCCGGCCAAGGCCGTGGAGGAGATCAAGGGCGGCAAGATCGAGTTCCGCGTCGACAAGCACGCCAACATCCACTTCATCGTGGGCAAGGCGTCGTTCTCGGCCGAGCAGCTCGACGCGAACCTGCAGGCCGCGCTCGACGAGATCGTGCGCCTGAAGCCCTCGAGCTCGAAGGGCCGCTACATCCAGAAGGGCGCCGTGTCGACCACGTTCGGCCCCGGCATCCCGCTGGACGTCAACGCGTTCGCCTGA
- a CDS encoding ABC transporter permease, producing the protein MSFVRTLLSPRGAVFLLLVILLAAVIVLNPDFAEPGQIMRYIQRVAPVAIVAIGQFFVIVAGEFDLSQGSLITAQVIVAGNLVGADDSRTIPVLCLMVILGLFVGLANGLLTTLLRVPSFIVTLGMMLALLGLVLWWTGGAATGNPADSFRQVGRGGVRDIPLIDFLPWSVLILAAWLALAVWLTKRPLGKLLMSIGDNARATRYSGARDWWVTTRAFMISSLSATVSAVLLVGYAGVHPSVGRGYEFVAITAVVLGGVVLGGGRGWIVGAVAGAFVLEALFLVLNIAGVPSSLRDAVQGVIIIAAVAYSGLVFRSRSRGTSPTPSPDPGKDPDAPVGADTSASPALDAEGTAEVRGHKNRGD; encoded by the coding sequence ATGAGCTTCGTTCGCACCCTCCTCAGTCCGCGCGGCGCGGTCTTCCTGCTCCTGGTGATCCTGCTCGCGGCCGTCATCGTGCTGAACCCCGACTTCGCCGAGCCCGGTCAGATCATGCGCTACATCCAGCGCGTCGCGCCCGTGGCGATCGTGGCGATCGGCCAGTTCTTCGTCATCGTCGCCGGCGAGTTCGATCTCTCGCAGGGGTCGCTCATCACGGCTCAGGTCATCGTGGCCGGCAATCTCGTCGGCGCGGACGACTCCCGCACGATCCCGGTGCTCTGCCTGATGGTCATCCTCGGGCTCTTCGTGGGCCTCGCGAACGGCCTTCTCACCACGCTGCTCCGAGTCCCCTCCTTCATCGTGACCCTCGGCATGATGCTCGCGCTGCTCGGTCTCGTGCTGTGGTGGACCGGCGGCGCCGCGACGGGGAACCCGGCCGACAGCTTCCGCCAGGTCGGGCGCGGCGGCGTCCGCGACATCCCGCTCATCGACTTCCTCCCGTGGTCGGTGCTGATCCTCGCCGCCTGGCTGGCGCTCGCCGTCTGGCTCACCAAGAGACCGCTCGGCAAGCTCCTGATGAGCATCGGCGACAACGCCCGTGCCACCCGGTACTCGGGTGCCCGCGACTGGTGGGTCACCACGCGGGCGTTCATGATCTCGTCGCTCTCCGCCACCGTTTCGGCCGTGCTGCTCGTCGGATACGCCGGCGTGCATCCCTCCGTGGGTCGGGGGTACGAGTTCGTCGCCATCACCGCGGTAGTGCTCGGCGGCGTGGTGCTCGGCGGCGGGCGCGGCTGGATCGTCGGAGCCGTGGCCGGCGCATTCGTGCTCGAAGCGCTGTTCCTCGTGCTGAACATCGCCGGTGTGCCGTCGTCGTTGCGCGACGCGGTGCAGGGCGTCATCATCATCGCCGCCGTCGCCTACTCCGGACTCGTGTTCCGCTCCCGGAGCCGCGGCACGAGCCCCACGCCTTCTCCCGACCCGGGGAAGGACCCCGACGCGCCGGTCGGTGCCGACACATCCGCATCACCCGCCCTCGACGCCGAGGGCACCGCAGAAGTCCGAGGACACAAGAACAGAGGAGACTAG
- the secE gene encoding preprotein translocase subunit SecE, protein MVQDAASGDVVAAGTSGEKKPGFFARIVIFFRQVIAELRKVVTPTRSELLKFTAVVLGFVVVMMGLVYGLDYVFTWVAQVVFGVPA, encoded by the coding sequence ATGGTCCAGGACGCAGCGAGCGGCGACGTCGTCGCGGCAGGCACGAGCGGTGAGAAGAAGCCCGGCTTCTTCGCTCGCATCGTGATCTTCTTCCGCCAGGTCATCGCCGAGCTCCGCAAGGTCGTCACGCCGACCCGTTCGGAGCTGCTGAAGTTCACCGCCGTCGTGCTCGGCTTCGTCGTCGTCATGATGGGGCTGGTCTACGGCCTCGACTACGTCTTCACCTGGGTCGCGCAGGTCGTCTTCGGAGTTCCCGCCTGA
- a CDS encoding MFS transporter has protein sequence MHTSVTQTAPSADRQRRSMIGAFIGTAIEWYDFYIFGTAAALVFGRVFYPDVAPGAALLASFATFWVGFLMRPVGGMVFGHFGDRLGRKNVLVITLVVMGTATSLIGLLPTYAQIGLLAPLLLVILRGVQGFAVGGEWGGAVLLSTENARTEKKGLAGAWVQQGSPAGSILATVAFLLVGLLPDDAFLSWGWRVPFLLSAVLVVVGLVIRLKVEESQDFAAAKADQLVVKAPLVTALRTAPTLVFFGVLASIMGIAMAYFNNTFLLSWATGPLGIDRQLMLNITLGIAVLQFVWQPIAAKIAERFGIERVMLAGLLLAFANVVPFFLAISSADPVWITAGLVVATLGGTAYYALLASQLAAAFPAHIRYSGISLAYQLCATVFGGSTPLIAQWILNASGNNPWAVAVFYAVWVVLTIVGVWGLKRAVDRRTAENSPSVVHAAR, from the coding sequence ATGCACACGTCCGTCACCCAGACCGCCCCCAGCGCCGACCGGCAGCGCCGGTCCATGATCGGCGCCTTCATCGGCACCGCCATCGAGTGGTACGACTTCTACATCTTCGGCACCGCCGCGGCCCTCGTCTTCGGCCGCGTCTTCTATCCCGACGTCGCGCCCGGCGCGGCGCTGCTCGCCTCCTTCGCCACGTTCTGGGTCGGATTCCTCATGCGCCCCGTCGGCGGCATGGTCTTCGGCCACTTCGGCGACCGGCTCGGCCGCAAGAACGTGCTGGTCATCACGCTCGTCGTGATGGGAACGGCGACCTCGCTGATCGGCCTGCTTCCCACCTACGCGCAGATCGGCCTGTTGGCGCCGCTCCTGCTCGTGATCCTGCGCGGCGTCCAGGGCTTCGCCGTCGGCGGCGAGTGGGGCGGTGCGGTGCTGCTGTCGACCGAGAACGCCCGCACCGAGAAGAAGGGGCTCGCGGGCGCCTGGGTGCAGCAGGGCTCCCCCGCCGGGTCGATCCTGGCGACCGTCGCGTTCCTGCTCGTCGGCCTGCTCCCCGACGACGCCTTCCTCTCGTGGGGATGGCGCGTGCCGTTCCTGCTGTCCGCCGTGCTCGTCGTCGTCGGGCTCGTCATCCGCCTGAAGGTCGAGGAGTCGCAGGACTTCGCCGCGGCGAAGGCGGATCAGCTCGTCGTCAAGGCGCCGCTCGTGACCGCGCTGCGCACCGCCCCCACGCTCGTGTTCTTCGGCGTGCTCGCCTCGATCATGGGCATCGCGATGGCGTACTTCAACAACACGTTCCTGCTGTCGTGGGCGACGGGTCCGCTCGGCATCGACCGGCAGCTCATGCTCAACATCACGCTGGGCATCGCGGTGCTGCAGTTCGTGTGGCAGCCCATCGCGGCCAAGATCGCCGAGCGTTTCGGCATCGAGCGCGTCATGCTCGCCGGGCTGCTGCTCGCGTTCGCCAACGTCGTGCCGTTCTTCCTCGCCATCTCGTCGGCCGACCCGGTCTGGATCACCGCGGGGCTCGTGGTCGCCACGCTCGGCGGCACCGCGTACTACGCGCTGCTCGCGTCGCAGCTGGCGGCGGCCTTCCCCGCCCACATCCGCTACTCCGGCATCTCGCTCGCCTACCAGCTCTGCGCCACGGTGTTCGGCGGCTCCACGCCGCTGATCGCGCAGTGGATCCTGAACGCCTCCGGCAACAACCCGTGGGCGGTGGCGGTCTTCTACGCCGTCTGGGTCGTCCTGACGATCGTCGGCGTCTGGGGCCTGAAGCGCGCGGTCGACCGTCGCACGGCCGAGAACTCGCCGTCCGTGGTGCACGCGGCGCGCTGA
- a CDS encoding ROK family transcriptional regulator — protein MVDAGRAAGAVSPGAGEIFQILRDGRARTKAEIALVTGLARSTVSSRVDALVASGLVHPAGEGISTGGRPPARVAFNPLAGVVLAVDLGATHATVALSDLSGRILASRTRALRIADGPEGVLDSVIAEGSQLLEAGAHTRAELVGVGIGVPGPVEYSTGRPTNPPIMPGWDRFDVPAFVQRTFEVPVLVDNDVNVLALGERAISWPHVDDLIFVKVATGIGAGIISGGELRRGAQGSAGDMGHVQVPYSHDSPRPPGDERDLEAIASGTAIASDLRSQGIDAAGSSDVVQLVRSGNPAAIAATRQAGREVGEVLATVVNMLNPSIIVIGGSVARAGEHLLAGVREVVYRRSIPLATQHLAIVQSQAGETSGVLGAAIMVVQHVLSPAVVDARAAQV, from the coding sequence ATGGTCGACGCGGGACGCGCCGCGGGCGCCGTCAGTCCCGGAGCCGGAGAGATCTTCCAGATCCTCCGCGACGGCAGAGCGCGCACGAAGGCGGAGATCGCGCTGGTGACGGGCCTCGCGCGTTCCACCGTGTCGTCGAGGGTGGACGCACTCGTCGCGTCAGGACTGGTCCACCCCGCCGGCGAGGGGATCTCGACGGGCGGGCGCCCCCCTGCGCGCGTGGCGTTCAACCCGCTCGCGGGCGTCGTGCTCGCGGTCGACCTCGGTGCGACCCACGCCACCGTCGCACTGTCCGATCTGTCCGGCCGCATCCTCGCCAGCCGCACACGCGCGCTCCGCATCGCGGACGGCCCTGAGGGCGTTCTCGACAGCGTCATCGCGGAGGGCTCGCAGCTGCTCGAGGCCGGCGCGCACACGCGGGCGGAGCTCGTCGGCGTGGGCATCGGGGTGCCCGGCCCGGTCGAGTATTCGACCGGGCGTCCGACGAACCCTCCGATCATGCCCGGGTGGGACCGCTTCGACGTTCCCGCCTTTGTGCAGCGGACCTTCGAGGTGCCCGTCCTCGTCGACAACGACGTCAACGTGCTCGCCCTCGGCGAGCGCGCAATCAGCTGGCCGCACGTCGACGACCTGATCTTCGTCAAGGTCGCGACCGGCATCGGCGCGGGGATCATCTCGGGCGGCGAGCTGCGGCGCGGCGCTCAGGGCTCGGCCGGCGACATGGGTCACGTGCAGGTGCCGTACAGCCACGACTCGCCCCGTCCCCCGGGCGATGAGCGCGACCTGGAGGCCATCGCGAGCGGAACCGCGATCGCTTCCGACCTGCGGTCCCAGGGCATCGATGCGGCCGGAAGCTCGGACGTCGTGCAGCTCGTGCGATCGGGGAACCCTGCCGCCATCGCGGCGACCCGGCAGGCCGGCCGCGAGGTGGGCGAGGTCCTCGCGACGGTCGTGAACATGCTGAACCCGTCGATCATCGTCATCGGCGGCAGCGTCGCGCGGGCCGGAGAGCACCTGCTCGCCGGTGTGCGCGAGGTGGTCTACCGCCGGTCCATCCCCCTGGCGACGCAGCACCTCGCCATCGTGCAGTCGCAGGCGGGGGAGACCTCCGGCGTTCTGGGAGCGGCCATCATGGTGGTCCAGCATGTGCTCTCGCCCGCCGTCGTCGACGCCCGCGCGGCTCAGGTCTAA
- a CDS encoding ABC transporter permease, with product MRRIRIDQTVIVLAILVVVIIVGAVLVAAVGRSLFSPGNIRDILTGMSVLGLVAIGQTLVILGASLDLSVAYVISLASLIGATIMNGNPASILWAVAATLLVCAGIGLANGLIVTVLKVNGFIATLGVGLVLQGVLNTNFQGSAGSVPWDFQLIGATGIGPVPVSTIVMIALAVVVWLLLDRTRTGAHLFAVGGDAEIARLSGVRTRPPLIAAHVLCSVFAGLAGLLLASRLGVGSPTVGQQGGYALLSIAAVVLGGTLLLGGRGSVWGTIGGVAIFAVVDNVMSVMQVNPFLKDVVRGVVIVAAVAVYSRRAIVRRRARFGPGGTRTGGDTAAQAAAPAMAAATQALDAEASASDADRAAKEDLR from the coding sequence ATGAGGCGCATCCGGATCGATCAGACCGTCATCGTCCTGGCGATCCTCGTCGTCGTGATCATCGTGGGCGCGGTCCTCGTCGCCGCCGTCGGACGCAGCCTCTTCAGCCCCGGCAACATCCGCGACATCCTCACCGGCATGAGCGTGCTGGGTCTCGTCGCCATCGGGCAGACGCTCGTGATCCTGGGCGCATCGCTCGATCTCTCGGTGGCGTACGTCATCAGTCTCGCGAGCCTCATCGGTGCCACGATCATGAACGGCAACCCCGCGAGCATCCTGTGGGCGGTCGCCGCGACGCTCCTCGTCTGCGCGGGGATCGGCCTTGCCAACGGCCTGATCGTGACGGTGCTCAAGGTCAACGGCTTCATCGCGACGCTCGGCGTCGGGTTGGTGCTGCAGGGCGTGCTCAACACGAATTTCCAGGGCAGCGCCGGGTCGGTGCCGTGGGACTTCCAGCTCATCGGAGCGACGGGCATCGGACCGGTCCCCGTGTCCACGATCGTCATGATCGCGCTCGCGGTGGTCGTGTGGTTGCTGCTGGACCGCACGCGGACCGGCGCCCACCTGTTCGCGGTCGGAGGCGACGCCGAGATCGCGCGCCTGTCGGGCGTGCGGACCCGCCCGCCCCTCATCGCCGCGCACGTGCTGTGCTCGGTGTTCGCCGGTCTGGCAGGTCTCCTGCTGGCGAGCCGGCTGGGCGTCGGCAGCCCGACCGTCGGTCAGCAGGGCGGCTACGCGCTGCTCTCGATCGCGGCGGTGGTGCTCGGCGGAACGCTTCTTCTCGGCGGACGCGGTTCGGTGTGGGGCACGATCGGCGGCGTCGCAATCTTCGCCGTCGTCGACAACGTCATGAGCGTCATGCAGGTCAACCCATTCCTCAAGGACGTCGTCCGGGGCGTCGTGATCGTCGCGGCCGTCGCGGTCTACAGCCGCCGCGCGATCGTGCGCCGTCGCGCGCGGTTCGGTCCCGGCGGCACGAGAACCGGAGGGGACACCGCCGCCCAGGCGGCCGCGCCCGCGATGGCTGCCGCAACGCAGGCGCTCGACGCCGAGGCGAGCGCGAGCGATGCCGACCGTGCAGCGAAGGAAGACCTGCGATGA
- a CDS encoding LysR family transcriptional regulator translates to MFSPRDLEAFVAVIDAGSVNAAAQRLFRTQPTVSRQLAGLERRIGARLFRRTPSGMVLTEAGERLEPMARDLVQRSRRAHAVMDAVSSGAPSFVVACPEMTAMLLVAPFIAAGGAVSDVLPAHPADVYGKLKAGADVAVNTSPPPPGLRGVPLATLRILCQVTREHPLAGHERVELEDVVGRPFVVPGRGSSVWTAMQQAAEGDGLSLEMATETSNAPLAQASSAAGKGPALVLEPPQFGLVSRPLVHRGRPLTSTFYAAWERGHYAGEDLLRLASALAEFMLGTGHELAFDGAAPVAS, encoded by the coding sequence ATGTTCTCTCCCCGCGATCTGGAGGCGTTCGTCGCGGTGATCGACGCCGGCTCGGTCAATGCCGCCGCGCAGAGGCTGTTCCGCACGCAGCCCACCGTGTCGCGCCAGCTCGCCGGGCTGGAGCGCCGCATCGGGGCCCGGCTGTTCCGGCGCACGCCCTCCGGCATGGTCCTCACCGAGGCGGGGGAGCGGCTGGAGCCGATGGCGCGCGACCTCGTGCAGCGTTCCCGGCGCGCGCACGCCGTGATGGACGCGGTGTCCTCCGGAGCGCCGTCGTTCGTCGTCGCATGCCCGGAGATGACCGCCATGCTGCTCGTGGCGCCCTTCATCGCGGCGGGCGGCGCCGTCTCCGATGTGCTGCCCGCTCACCCGGCCGACGTGTACGGCAAGCTCAAGGCCGGCGCCGACGTCGCCGTGAACACCAGCCCGCCGCCGCCCGGACTGCGCGGCGTCCCGCTCGCGACCCTGCGGATCCTGTGTCAGGTGACGCGGGAGCATCCGCTCGCAGGTCACGAGCGCGTCGAGCTGGAGGACGTCGTCGGGCGGCCGTTCGTCGTGCCGGGACGGGGGTCGTCGGTGTGGACGGCCATGCAGCAGGCCGCCGAGGGGGACGGTCTCTCGCTCGAGATGGCCACCGAGACGTCGAACGCGCCCCTCGCGCAGGCATCCTCCGCGGCGGGCAAGGGGCCCGCGCTCGTGCTGGAGCCGCCGCAGTTCGGGCTCGTCTCCCGCCCTCTCGTACATCGGGGCCGGCCGCTGACGTCGACGTTCTATGCCGCCTGGGAGCGCGGGCACTACGCCGGCGAGGACCTGCTGCGCCTGGCATCGGCCCTGGCCGAGTTCATGCTGGGCACGGGCCACGAGCTGGCGTTCGACGGCGCGGCGCCCGTCGCGTCCTGA
- a CDS encoding sugar ABC transporter ATP-binding protein, whose amino-acid sequence MSGAMLGDVPVTRDETDVVLKARGISKSFFGVTVLSGVDVDVRRGEVHGLVGENGAGKSTLMKVLAGVHQADAGTVEFEGRQVTFTHPRQAMDAGLVTVFQEFNLLPERTVAQNVFLGREPRRAGFVDRSRMVRQTRTALEDLGVSFIDPTARVGSLTVAEQQIVEIVKALSLDARVISMDEPTAALSDREVELLSAIVRRLTARGVAVIYVSHRLKEIFDLCDRITILKDGALVSTDAVADLTSAALVRRMVGRPIQSYFPGATTGTVVGEPRLELWGCGNAYVDDVDLTLRGGEIVGVAGLQGSGRTELVEGVFGVEAFTRGSMLVDGRPVRLTSPRAAVRAGLALVTEDRKAQGLALSQSVLDNTLLVVRSVFPRRTGAAKRAVPAILSSLEVSSPGADREVRFLSGGNQQKVVLAKWLVTGPQVVLFDEPTRGIDVGAKVAVYELMRALAAEGKAVLMVSSELPEVIGMSDRILVMRDGELVAELPAGSAEHDVLSAATGSQETAADVVADPRIDVDGGAR is encoded by the coding sequence ATGAGCGGGGCCATGCTCGGCGACGTGCCGGTTACGCGCGACGAGACGGATGTCGTGCTGAAGGCGCGCGGCATCTCCAAGAGCTTCTTCGGCGTCACCGTGCTGTCGGGCGTGGACGTCGACGTGCGCCGGGGCGAGGTGCACGGCCTGGTCGGCGAGAACGGCGCGGGCAAGTCCACCCTCATGAAGGTCCTCGCCGGCGTCCATCAGGCAGACGCCGGCACCGTGGAGTTCGAGGGACGACAGGTGACGTTCACCCACCCGCGTCAGGCGATGGACGCGGGGCTCGTCACCGTCTTCCAGGAGTTCAACCTCCTGCCGGAGCGCACGGTCGCCCAGAACGTCTTCCTGGGCCGGGAGCCGCGCAGGGCCGGCTTCGTCGACCGCTCGCGCATGGTCCGACAGACGCGCACCGCGCTCGAGGACCTCGGCGTCTCCTTCATCGATCCGACGGCGCGCGTGGGTTCTCTCACGGTGGCAGAGCAGCAGATCGTCGAGATCGTCAAGGCGCTGTCCCTCGACGCGCGGGTCATCTCGATGGACGAGCCGACGGCAGCGCTCAGCGACCGCGAGGTCGAGCTGCTCTCTGCGATCGTCCGCCGCCTGACGGCGAGGGGAGTCGCGGTCATCTACGTCTCGCATCGTCTCAAGGAGATCTTCGACCTGTGCGACCGGATCACGATCCTGAAGGACGGCGCGCTGGTGTCCACGGACGCCGTCGCCGACCTCACGAGCGCCGCGCTGGTGCGTCGCATGGTCGGTCGCCCGATCCAGTCGTACTTTCCCGGCGCGACCACGGGAACCGTGGTCGGCGAGCCGCGCCTCGAGCTGTGGGGCTGCGGCAACGCCTACGTCGACGACGTCGACCTGACGCTCCGCGGCGGCGAGATCGTGGGCGTCGCGGGTCTGCAGGGGTCGGGGCGCACCGAGCTCGTCGAGGGCGTCTTCGGCGTCGAGGCGTTCACGCGCGGAAGCATGCTGGTCGACGGCAGGCCTGTCCGTCTGACGAGCCCCCGCGCCGCCGTGCGAGCGGGTCTGGCCCTGGTGACGGAAGACCGGAAGGCACAGGGGCTCGCGCTGTCGCAGTCCGTTCTCGACAACACGCTGCTCGTCGTGCGCAGCGTCTTTCCTCGGCGCACGGGTGCGGCCAAGCGTGCCGTGCCCGCCATCCTGAGCTCCCTGGAGGTCTCGTCCCCCGGGGCGGATCGGGAGGTCCGCTTCCTGTCGGGCGGCAACCAGCAGAAGGTCGTGCTGGCGAAGTGGCTCGTGACCGGCCCGCAGGTCGTGCTGTTCGATGAGCCCACTCGCGGGATCGACGTCGGCGCGAAGGTCGCCGTGTACGAGCTGATGCGCGCGCTCGCCGCCGAGGGCAAGGCCGTGCTCATGGTCTCCAGCGAGTTGCCCGAGGTGATCGGCATGAGCGACCGGATCCTCGTGATGCGCGATGGCGAGCTCGTCGCCGAGCTGCCCGCCGGTTCTGCCGAGCACGACGTGCTGTCGGCGGCCACGGGCTCGCAGGAGACGGCCGCCGACGTCGTCGCCGATCCTCGCATCGATGTCGACGGAGGCGCGCGATGA
- the nusG gene encoding transcription termination/antitermination protein NusG codes for MSEKHVDDADWAPAAEQSSEEDEAQEGNVLYADSHASDSAEHLAMHIDDGDPVAVDDASDDEDIEIDDPEADAIVNDALNIDETEEVEAAAEVLNDSTEEEAAEREAAAADEVTPYDGPDVNGDEDEAAAVDGDADPYEAFRQELRSLEGKWYVIHSYAGFERKVKANIEQRKSTLEVEDDIYQVEVPMEDVVEIKNGQRKMVTRVRIPGYVLVRMELNEDTWSVVRHTPGVTGFVGNAHNPTPLRFEEAFNMLKPLVEIKEAQAAAKGAAPKGQAAAPRVIPAEVDFETGETITIKEGSFAGLPGTISEIKPESGKLTVLVSLFERETPVELSFDQVTKMV; via the coding sequence GTGTCTGAAAAGCACGTCGACGACGCCGACTGGGCGCCGGCTGCCGAGCAGTCGAGCGAGGAGGACGAGGCCCAGGAGGGCAACGTCCTGTACGCCGACTCCCACGCCAGCGACTCCGCCGAGCACCTCGCGATGCACATCGACGACGGCGACCCCGTCGCCGTGGACGACGCGAGCGACGACGAAGACATCGAGATCGACGACCCGGAGGCCGACGCGATCGTGAACGACGCCCTGAACATCGATGAGACCGAAGAGGTCGAGGCTGCGGCCGAGGTGCTGAACGACTCGACCGAGGAGGAGGCCGCCGAGCGCGAGGCTGCCGCGGCCGACGAGGTCACGCCGTACGACGGCCCCGACGTGAACGGCGACGAGGACGAGGCCGCCGCCGTCGACGGCGACGCGGACCCGTACGAGGCGTTCCGCCAGGAGCTGCGCTCGCTCGAGGGCAAGTGGTACGTCATCCACTCGTACGCGGGCTTCGAGCGCAAGGTGAAGGCCAACATCGAGCAGCGCAAGTCGACGCTCGAGGTCGAGGACGACATCTATCAGGTCGAGGTCCCGATGGAGGACGTCGTCGAGATCAAGAACGGCCAGCGCAAGATGGTCACGCGCGTGCGCATCCCCGGCTACGTGCTGGTGCGCATGGAGCTCAACGAGGACACCTGGTCGGTCGTGCGCCACACGCCGGGCGTCACCGGCTTCGTGGGCAACGCCCACAACCCGACGCCGCTGCGCTTCGAGGAGGCCTTCAACATGCTGAAGCCCCTCGTCGAGATCAAGGAGGCGCAGGCCGCCGCGAAGGGCGCCGCCCCCAAGGGTCAGGCCGCGGCTCCGCGCGTCATCCCCGCCGAGGTCGACTTCGAGACCGGCGAGACGATCACGATCAAGGAGGGCTCGTTCGCGGGCCTGCCCGGAACGATCAGCGAGATCAAGCCCGAGAGCGGCAAGCTCACGGTCCTCGTCTCGCTCTTCGAGCGCGAGACGCCGGTCGAGCTCAGCTTCGACCAGGTCACGAAGATGGTCTGA